In Populus alba chromosome 1, ASM523922v2, whole genome shotgun sequence, a single window of DNA contains:
- the LOC118062720 gene encoding uncharacterized protein isoform X2 codes for MSGRGGGVNNNNGKGNTGISGIPAASRKMVQSLKEIVNCPEPEIYAMLKECNMDPNEAVNRLLSQDPFHEVKSKREKKKEVENNKDSTDSRPRGANNMSNRGGRGGADRNGRGGPGRPAYFSSNESSTLHSKPSYKKENGANAYAGPPSASGMAGNNINWQPPYHSDSVATENKMSTVGAGDVVSSSSQPSPGYQSAWIGVPGQVSLADIVKMGRPQNKASTMPSHQSVNHHHATAPPLAASHHDFHSSENHASKVVEINTEPEIDVNQHVHSNDEWPSIEQPTAASASPVREVPADSELYGDLSNLPLDRGSQHVKSQFDDVQSSEDADESFDANHLGPASVSTRNMQEDCSGGSSIFDNNMYGNINSYQSHRHTFENNEAEDGALSVAANLHQLSLRNDDQGAQPEEDNPSVIIPNHLQVHTQECSHLSFGSFGSGMNSAFPGHYASMPMNNSLEETSEVVDASSTDHSDTRNPEYYGDEHLRNTVDESLIHRAGVSAANYDTPPVPQAETLKETSEAAQGNQYAFPSSTPGFSYENTQQLSAAFNNSQTSTQMQNIAPFSSVMAYTNSLPSALLASTVQTGRETDLPYSPFPVTQSLPTKYNSAASSISGPGISMSEALRAGGVSTPQPTPQMLPGANVATGPAPPQHLAVHSYSQPTLPLGHFPNMISYPFLAQSYTYMPSAFQQTFSGNNTYHQSLAAVLPQYKNSVSVSSLPQSAAVPSGYGYGSSSSIPAGNFPLNAPTAPAGTTIGYDDVLSSQYKDASHLISLQQNENSAMWMHGPGSRTMSAVPASTYYNFQGQNQQPGVFRQGQQPSQHFGAPGYPNYYHSQSGMSVEHQQQNTRDGSLGGSQGQPSKQAQQLWQNSY; via the exons atgagtgGCAGAGGAGGAGGAGTAAATAACAATAATGGAAAGGGTAATACTGGAATATCAGGGATACCTGCAGCGTCAAGGAAGATGGTACAGAGCTTGAAGGAGATTGTTAACTGTCCTGAACCTGAGATCTATGCTATGCTTAAAGAGTGTAACATGGACCCTAACGAGGCTGTTAACCGTCTTCTCTCTCaag ATCCTTTCCATGAGGTGAAGAGCAagcgagaaaagaaaaaagaggtggAAAAT AATAAGGACTCAACAGATTCCAGGCCTCGAGGTGCTAATAACATGTCAAATCGTGGTGGTAGAGGTGGTGCAGACCGCAATGGGCGGGGTGGCCCTGGTAGGCCTGCCTATTTCAGCTCTAATG AATCTAGCACTTTGCATAGCAAACCTTCATACAAGAAGGAAAATGGAGCAAATGCTTATGCTGGTCCTCCTTCTGCATCCGGTATGGCaggaaataatattaattggcAACCTCCATATCACAG TGATTCTGTGGCCacagaaaataaaatgtcaacTGTAGGGGCAGGTGATGTAGTTTCTTCTTCATCACAGCCTTCTCCTGGATATCAATCTGCCTGGATAGGGGTTCCAGGTCAGGTATCATTGGCTGACATTGTAAAAATGGGTAGGCCGCAAAATAAGGCATCTACCATGCCATCTCATCAAAGCGTCAATCATCACCATGCCACAGCTCCTCCTTTGGCAGCATCACACCATGACTTCCATTCATCAGAAAATCATGCTTCCAAGGTGGTGGAAATAAATACAGAACCAGAAATTGATGTAAACCAGCATGTTCATTCCAATGATGAATGGCCATCAATTGAGCAGCCAACTGCTGCCAGCGCATCACCTGTTCGGGAGGTTCCTGCAGATTCTGAGTTGTATGGAGATCTATCTAACTTGCCTTTAGATAGAGGTAGTCAGCACGTCAAATCCCAGTTCGATGATGTTCAATCATCAGAAGATGCTGATGAATCTTTTGATGCAAACCATTTGGGACCTGCTTCTGTATCTACTAGAAATATGCAGGAGGATTGTTCTGGAGGTTCATctatttttgataataatatgTATGGGAACATCAATTCCTACCAGTCTCACAGACATACTTTTGAGAATAATGAAG CTGAAGATGGCGCTTTATCAGTGGCTGCTAACTTGCATCAACTAAGTTTGCGGAATGATGATCAGGGGGCGCAGCCTGAAGAGGATAATCCTTCTGTGATAATTCCAAATCACCTGCAAGTTCATACTCAAGAATGCTCACACCTAAGCTTTGGGAGTTTTGGATCTGGGATGAATTCGGCTTTTCCTGGGCATTATGCATCAATGCCCATGAATAATAGCTTGGAAGAAACATCTGAAGTGGTAGATGCTTCATCAACTGATCATTCAGACACTAG AAATCCTGAATATTATGGGGATGAGCATCTCAGAAATACAGTAGATGAAAGTTTAATACATAGAGCTGGTGTGAGTGCTGCGAATTACGATACTCCTCCAGTTCCACAGGCGGAGACTTTGAAGGAGACATCTGAAGCTGCTCAAGGGAATCAATATGCATTCCCTTCATCAACACCTGGTTTTAGTTATGAAAACACTCAACAGTTGAGTGCTGCATTTAACAACTCACAGACAAGCACTCAGATGCAGAATATTGCTCCTTTCTCAAGTGTAATG GCATATACAAATTCTTTGCCAAGTGCCTTGTTGGCTTCAACAGTTCAGACTGGGAGGGAGACTGACCTTCCATACTCACCCTTCCCTGTGACGCAATCACTGCCTACAAAATACAACAGTGCAGCTTCTTCTATCAGTGGTCCTGGCATTTCCATGTCAGAG GCTTTGAGAGCAGGTGGTGTTTCTACACCTCAGCCAACTCCTCAGATGCTTCCTGGTGCCAATGTTGCCACGGGACCTGCTCCTCCACAACACCTCGCCGTGCATTCTTATTCGCAGCCCACCCTTCCTTTGGGACATTTTCCCAACATGATCAGCTATCCTTTCTTAGCTCAAAGCTACACATATATGCCATCAGCCTTTCAGCAGACCTTTTCTGGTAATAATACATACCATCAGTCGCTGGCAGCAGTGCTTCCACAATACAAGAACAGCGTTTCTGTAAGCAGCTTGCCCCAGTCTGCTGCTGTTCCTTCAGGGTATGGATATGGTAGTTCATCCAGCATTCCTGCAGGAAACTTTCCTTTGAATGCACCTACTGCCCCTGCAGGCACAACAATAGGCTATGATGATGTTTTAAGTTCTCAATACAAGGATGCCAGCCACTTGATCTCACTTCAGCAG AATGAGAATTCAGCCATGTGGATGCATGGGCCTGGTTCACGAACAATGTCGGCCGTCCCTGCCAGTACATATTACAACTTCCAGGGGCAGAATCAGCAGCCCGGTGTGTTCCGGCAAGGCCAGCAACCATCGCAGCATTTTGGGGCACCTGGGTACCCAAATTATTATCATTCACAATCGGGTATGTCAGTGGAACACCAGCAGCAAAACACAAGGGATGGTTCCCTAGGCGGGTCTCAAGGCCAGCCATCAAAGCAGGCTCAACAGTTGTGGCAAAACAGCTACTAA
- the LOC118062720 gene encoding uncharacterized protein isoform X1: MSGRGGGVNNNNGKGNTGISGIPAASRKMVQSLKEIVNCPEPEIYAMLKECNMDPNEAVNRLLSQDPFHEVKSKREKKKEVENNKDSTDSRPRGANNMSNRGGRGGADRNGRGGPGRPAYFSSNESSTLHSKPSYKKENGANAYAGPPSASGMAGNNINWQPPYHSDSVATENKMSTVGAGDVVSSSSQPSPGYQSAWIGVPGQVSLADIVKMGRPQNKASTMPSHQSVNHHHATAPPLAASHHDFHSSENHASKVVEINTEPEIDVNQHVHSNDEWPSIEQPTAASASPVREVPADSELYGDLSNLPLDRGSQHVKSQFDDVQSSEDADESFDANHLGPASVSTRNMQEDCSGGSSIFDNNMYGNINSYQSHRHTFENNEAEDGALSVAANLHQLSLRNDDQGAQPEEDNPSVIIPNHLQVHTQECSHLSFGSFGSGMNSAFPGHYASMPMNNSLEETSEVVDASSTDHSDTRNPEYYGDEHLRNTVDESLIHRAGVSAANYDTPPVPQAETLKETSEAAQGNQYAFPSSTPGFSYENTQQLSAAFNNSQTSTQMQNIAPFSSVMQAYTNSLPSALLASTVQTGRETDLPYSPFPVTQSLPTKYNSAASSISGPGISMSEALRAGGVSTPQPTPQMLPGANVATGPAPPQHLAVHSYSQPTLPLGHFPNMISYPFLAQSYTYMPSAFQQTFSGNNTYHQSLAAVLPQYKNSVSVSSLPQSAAVPSGYGYGSSSSIPAGNFPLNAPTAPAGTTIGYDDVLSSQYKDASHLISLQQNENSAMWMHGPGSRTMSAVPASTYYNFQGQNQQPGVFRQGQQPSQHFGAPGYPNYYHSQSGMSVEHQQQNTRDGSLGGSQGQPSKQAQQLWQNSY, from the exons atgagtgGCAGAGGAGGAGGAGTAAATAACAATAATGGAAAGGGTAATACTGGAATATCAGGGATACCTGCAGCGTCAAGGAAGATGGTACAGAGCTTGAAGGAGATTGTTAACTGTCCTGAACCTGAGATCTATGCTATGCTTAAAGAGTGTAACATGGACCCTAACGAGGCTGTTAACCGTCTTCTCTCTCaag ATCCTTTCCATGAGGTGAAGAGCAagcgagaaaagaaaaaagaggtggAAAAT AATAAGGACTCAACAGATTCCAGGCCTCGAGGTGCTAATAACATGTCAAATCGTGGTGGTAGAGGTGGTGCAGACCGCAATGGGCGGGGTGGCCCTGGTAGGCCTGCCTATTTCAGCTCTAATG AATCTAGCACTTTGCATAGCAAACCTTCATACAAGAAGGAAAATGGAGCAAATGCTTATGCTGGTCCTCCTTCTGCATCCGGTATGGCaggaaataatattaattggcAACCTCCATATCACAG TGATTCTGTGGCCacagaaaataaaatgtcaacTGTAGGGGCAGGTGATGTAGTTTCTTCTTCATCACAGCCTTCTCCTGGATATCAATCTGCCTGGATAGGGGTTCCAGGTCAGGTATCATTGGCTGACATTGTAAAAATGGGTAGGCCGCAAAATAAGGCATCTACCATGCCATCTCATCAAAGCGTCAATCATCACCATGCCACAGCTCCTCCTTTGGCAGCATCACACCATGACTTCCATTCATCAGAAAATCATGCTTCCAAGGTGGTGGAAATAAATACAGAACCAGAAATTGATGTAAACCAGCATGTTCATTCCAATGATGAATGGCCATCAATTGAGCAGCCAACTGCTGCCAGCGCATCACCTGTTCGGGAGGTTCCTGCAGATTCTGAGTTGTATGGAGATCTATCTAACTTGCCTTTAGATAGAGGTAGTCAGCACGTCAAATCCCAGTTCGATGATGTTCAATCATCAGAAGATGCTGATGAATCTTTTGATGCAAACCATTTGGGACCTGCTTCTGTATCTACTAGAAATATGCAGGAGGATTGTTCTGGAGGTTCATctatttttgataataatatgTATGGGAACATCAATTCCTACCAGTCTCACAGACATACTTTTGAGAATAATGAAG CTGAAGATGGCGCTTTATCAGTGGCTGCTAACTTGCATCAACTAAGTTTGCGGAATGATGATCAGGGGGCGCAGCCTGAAGAGGATAATCCTTCTGTGATAATTCCAAATCACCTGCAAGTTCATACTCAAGAATGCTCACACCTAAGCTTTGGGAGTTTTGGATCTGGGATGAATTCGGCTTTTCCTGGGCATTATGCATCAATGCCCATGAATAATAGCTTGGAAGAAACATCTGAAGTGGTAGATGCTTCATCAACTGATCATTCAGACACTAG AAATCCTGAATATTATGGGGATGAGCATCTCAGAAATACAGTAGATGAAAGTTTAATACATAGAGCTGGTGTGAGTGCTGCGAATTACGATACTCCTCCAGTTCCACAGGCGGAGACTTTGAAGGAGACATCTGAAGCTGCTCAAGGGAATCAATATGCATTCCCTTCATCAACACCTGGTTTTAGTTATGAAAACACTCAACAGTTGAGTGCTGCATTTAACAACTCACAGACAAGCACTCAGATGCAGAATATTGCTCCTTTCTCAAGTGTAATG CAGGCATATACAAATTCTTTGCCAAGTGCCTTGTTGGCTTCAACAGTTCAGACTGGGAGGGAGACTGACCTTCCATACTCACCCTTCCCTGTGACGCAATCACTGCCTACAAAATACAACAGTGCAGCTTCTTCTATCAGTGGTCCTGGCATTTCCATGTCAGAG GCTTTGAGAGCAGGTGGTGTTTCTACACCTCAGCCAACTCCTCAGATGCTTCCTGGTGCCAATGTTGCCACGGGACCTGCTCCTCCACAACACCTCGCCGTGCATTCTTATTCGCAGCCCACCCTTCCTTTGGGACATTTTCCCAACATGATCAGCTATCCTTTCTTAGCTCAAAGCTACACATATATGCCATCAGCCTTTCAGCAGACCTTTTCTGGTAATAATACATACCATCAGTCGCTGGCAGCAGTGCTTCCACAATACAAGAACAGCGTTTCTGTAAGCAGCTTGCCCCAGTCTGCTGCTGTTCCTTCAGGGTATGGATATGGTAGTTCATCCAGCATTCCTGCAGGAAACTTTCCTTTGAATGCACCTACTGCCCCTGCAGGCACAACAATAGGCTATGATGATGTTTTAAGTTCTCAATACAAGGATGCCAGCCACTTGATCTCACTTCAGCAG AATGAGAATTCAGCCATGTGGATGCATGGGCCTGGTTCACGAACAATGTCGGCCGTCCCTGCCAGTACATATTACAACTTCCAGGGGCAGAATCAGCAGCCCGGTGTGTTCCGGCAAGGCCAGCAACCATCGCAGCATTTTGGGGCACCTGGGTACCCAAATTATTATCATTCACAATCGGGTATGTCAGTGGAACACCAGCAGCAAAACACAAGGGATGGTTCCCTAGGCGGGTCTCAAGGCCAGCCATCAAAGCAGGCTCAACAGTTGTGGCAAAACAGCTACTAA
- the LOC118062722 gene encoding uncharacterized protein, producing MASGGAVQCFAIFLLYLFLYPGHPSVAEMPILEPIQKYKIVGDENRMLISYSETAIQLDAVTGGVPIINPTNPGSGTTPVVNPVDSPPAPSGINPIPTTPPAGMVPPATMNPPTTTNPPATMNPPTTTNPPATTNPTSSGGAWCIASPTASQTALQVALDYACGYGGTDCSPLQPGGSCYNPNTLRDHASYAFNSYYQKNPVPTSCVFSGTAQLTTTDPSSGSCHYASSPSTTTPSISPPVNPAPTPPTPTMMTPTITSPGGPPTVYGVPEPVGQPSSATSVSCSLLFLFSTTGIVGSLLATKHV from the exons ATGGCTTCTGGAGGAGCTGTTCAATGTTTCGCAATCTTCCTCCTGTATCTATTCCTCTATCCAG GTCATCCAAGTGTTGCTGAAATGCCGATTTTGGAaccaatccaaaaatataaaatagtaggCGATGAAAACAGGATGCTCATCTCATATTCAGAGACCGCTATCCAACTAGATGCAGTTACAGGAGGGGTTCCCATTATCAATCCAACAAATCCTGGTTCTGGAACAACTCCTGTAGTAAATCCAGTAGACTCTCCCCCAGCACCAAGTGGAATCAACCCAATACCTACAACGCCCCCAGCTGGTATGGTGCCCCCGGCCACCATGAACCCCCCAACCACCACAAACCCCCCGGCCACCATGAACCCCCCAACCACCACAAACCCCCCAGCCACCACAAATCCGACCTCATCAGGAGGAGCATGGTGTATTGCCAGCCCAACTGCTTCACAAACTGCCCTGCAGGTTGCTCTTGATTATGCTTGTGGCTATGGTGGTACAGACTGTTCCCCACTTCAACCGGGTGGAAGTTGTTATAATCCAAACACCCTCCGTGATCATGCTTCTTATGCCTTCAATAGCTACTACCAGAAAAATCCAGTTCCCACAAGCTGCGTTTTTTCCGGAACAGCACAGCTTACCACCACTGATCCAA GCAGTGGAAGCTGTCACTATGCATCATCACCATCCACGACAACACCCAG CATAAGTCCACCAGTCAACCCAGCTCCAACTCCCCCAACCCCAACAATGATGACTCCCACAATAACCTCACCTGGTGGACCACCAACAGTTTATGGCGTACCGGAACCGGTCGGCCAGCCCAGCTCAGCCACCTCTGTTTCATGCTCTTTACTTTTCCTCTTCTCTACAACTGGTATCGTGGGATCACTTCTTGCAACAAAACATGTCTAA
- the LOC118062720 gene encoding uncharacterized protein isoform X3, protein MSGRGGGVNNNNGKGNTGISGIPAASRKMVQSLKEIVNCPEPEIYAMLKECNMDPNEAVNRLLSQDPFHEVKSKREKKKENKDSTDSRPRGANNMSNRGGRGGADRNGRGGPGRPAYFSSNESSTLHSKPSYKKENGANAYAGPPSASGMAGNNINWQPPYHSDSVATENKMSTVGAGDVVSSSSQPSPGYQSAWIGVPGQVSLADIVKMGRPQNKASTMPSHQSVNHHHATAPPLAASHHDFHSSENHASKVVEINTEPEIDVNQHVHSNDEWPSIEQPTAASASPVREVPADSELYGDLSNLPLDRGSQHVKSQFDDVQSSEDADESFDANHLGPASVSTRNMQEDCSGGSSIFDNNMYGNINSYQSHRHTFENNEAEDGALSVAANLHQLSLRNDDQGAQPEEDNPSVIIPNHLQVHTQECSHLSFGSFGSGMNSAFPGHYASMPMNNSLEETSEVVDASSTDHSDTRNPEYYGDEHLRNTVDESLIHRAGVSAANYDTPPVPQAETLKETSEAAQGNQYAFPSSTPGFSYENTQQLSAAFNNSQTSTQMQNIAPFSSVMQAYTNSLPSALLASTVQTGRETDLPYSPFPVTQSLPTKYNSAASSISGPGISMSEALRAGGVSTPQPTPQMLPGANVATGPAPPQHLAVHSYSQPTLPLGHFPNMISYPFLAQSYTYMPSAFQQTFSGNNTYHQSLAAVLPQYKNSVSVSSLPQSAAVPSGYGYGSSSSIPAGNFPLNAPTAPAGTTIGYDDVLSSQYKDASHLISLQQNENSAMWMHGPGSRTMSAVPASTYYNFQGQNQQPGVFRQGQQPSQHFGAPGYPNYYHSQSGMSVEHQQQNTRDGSLGGSQGQPSKQAQQLWQNSY, encoded by the exons atgagtgGCAGAGGAGGAGGAGTAAATAACAATAATGGAAAGGGTAATACTGGAATATCAGGGATACCTGCAGCGTCAAGGAAGATGGTACAGAGCTTGAAGGAGATTGTTAACTGTCCTGAACCTGAGATCTATGCTATGCTTAAAGAGTGTAACATGGACCCTAACGAGGCTGTTAACCGTCTTCTCTCTCaag ATCCTTTCCATGAGGTGAAGAGCAagcgagaaaagaaaaaagag AATAAGGACTCAACAGATTCCAGGCCTCGAGGTGCTAATAACATGTCAAATCGTGGTGGTAGAGGTGGTGCAGACCGCAATGGGCGGGGTGGCCCTGGTAGGCCTGCCTATTTCAGCTCTAATG AATCTAGCACTTTGCATAGCAAACCTTCATACAAGAAGGAAAATGGAGCAAATGCTTATGCTGGTCCTCCTTCTGCATCCGGTATGGCaggaaataatattaattggcAACCTCCATATCACAG TGATTCTGTGGCCacagaaaataaaatgtcaacTGTAGGGGCAGGTGATGTAGTTTCTTCTTCATCACAGCCTTCTCCTGGATATCAATCTGCCTGGATAGGGGTTCCAGGTCAGGTATCATTGGCTGACATTGTAAAAATGGGTAGGCCGCAAAATAAGGCATCTACCATGCCATCTCATCAAAGCGTCAATCATCACCATGCCACAGCTCCTCCTTTGGCAGCATCACACCATGACTTCCATTCATCAGAAAATCATGCTTCCAAGGTGGTGGAAATAAATACAGAACCAGAAATTGATGTAAACCAGCATGTTCATTCCAATGATGAATGGCCATCAATTGAGCAGCCAACTGCTGCCAGCGCATCACCTGTTCGGGAGGTTCCTGCAGATTCTGAGTTGTATGGAGATCTATCTAACTTGCCTTTAGATAGAGGTAGTCAGCACGTCAAATCCCAGTTCGATGATGTTCAATCATCAGAAGATGCTGATGAATCTTTTGATGCAAACCATTTGGGACCTGCTTCTGTATCTACTAGAAATATGCAGGAGGATTGTTCTGGAGGTTCATctatttttgataataatatgTATGGGAACATCAATTCCTACCAGTCTCACAGACATACTTTTGAGAATAATGAAG CTGAAGATGGCGCTTTATCAGTGGCTGCTAACTTGCATCAACTAAGTTTGCGGAATGATGATCAGGGGGCGCAGCCTGAAGAGGATAATCCTTCTGTGATAATTCCAAATCACCTGCAAGTTCATACTCAAGAATGCTCACACCTAAGCTTTGGGAGTTTTGGATCTGGGATGAATTCGGCTTTTCCTGGGCATTATGCATCAATGCCCATGAATAATAGCTTGGAAGAAACATCTGAAGTGGTAGATGCTTCATCAACTGATCATTCAGACACTAG AAATCCTGAATATTATGGGGATGAGCATCTCAGAAATACAGTAGATGAAAGTTTAATACATAGAGCTGGTGTGAGTGCTGCGAATTACGATACTCCTCCAGTTCCACAGGCGGAGACTTTGAAGGAGACATCTGAAGCTGCTCAAGGGAATCAATATGCATTCCCTTCATCAACACCTGGTTTTAGTTATGAAAACACTCAACAGTTGAGTGCTGCATTTAACAACTCACAGACAAGCACTCAGATGCAGAATATTGCTCCTTTCTCAAGTGTAATG CAGGCATATACAAATTCTTTGCCAAGTGCCTTGTTGGCTTCAACAGTTCAGACTGGGAGGGAGACTGACCTTCCATACTCACCCTTCCCTGTGACGCAATCACTGCCTACAAAATACAACAGTGCAGCTTCTTCTATCAGTGGTCCTGGCATTTCCATGTCAGAG GCTTTGAGAGCAGGTGGTGTTTCTACACCTCAGCCAACTCCTCAGATGCTTCCTGGTGCCAATGTTGCCACGGGACCTGCTCCTCCACAACACCTCGCCGTGCATTCTTATTCGCAGCCCACCCTTCCTTTGGGACATTTTCCCAACATGATCAGCTATCCTTTCTTAGCTCAAAGCTACACATATATGCCATCAGCCTTTCAGCAGACCTTTTCTGGTAATAATACATACCATCAGTCGCTGGCAGCAGTGCTTCCACAATACAAGAACAGCGTTTCTGTAAGCAGCTTGCCCCAGTCTGCTGCTGTTCCTTCAGGGTATGGATATGGTAGTTCATCCAGCATTCCTGCAGGAAACTTTCCTTTGAATGCACCTACTGCCCCTGCAGGCACAACAATAGGCTATGATGATGTTTTAAGTTCTCAATACAAGGATGCCAGCCACTTGATCTCACTTCAGCAG AATGAGAATTCAGCCATGTGGATGCATGGGCCTGGTTCACGAACAATGTCGGCCGTCCCTGCCAGTACATATTACAACTTCCAGGGGCAGAATCAGCAGCCCGGTGTGTTCCGGCAAGGCCAGCAACCATCGCAGCATTTTGGGGCACCTGGGTACCCAAATTATTATCATTCACAATCGGGTATGTCAGTGGAACACCAGCAGCAAAACACAAGGGATGGTTCCCTAGGCGGGTCTCAAGGCCAGCCATCAAAGCAGGCTCAACAGTTGTGGCAAAACAGCTACTAA